One window of the Vigna radiata var. radiata cultivar VC1973A unplaced genomic scaffold, Vradiata_ver6 scaffold_406, whole genome shotgun sequence genome contains the following:
- the LOC106778364 gene encoding 18.1 kDa class I heat shock protein-like: MSHLSPRKFFNRRRTDSPNQPTWDPYQAQQHHTMGLTHSNPPPPFMAFPAEPSPILNSHIEFKETPEAHVYKAHLPGYKPNDVRVEVNDDRVLCIVCGKSVEKEEQREGWHCVELSSGHFIQRLTLPENSLVDHVKAFMENGILTITVPKYHKAPHSRVRNINISSRP; this comes from the coding sequence atgtCCCACCTTTCCCCTCGTAAGTTCTTCAACAGAAGAAGAACTGACTCACCCAATCAACCAACCTGGGACCCATACCAAGCCCAGCAACACCACACCATGGGCCTCACACACTCCAACCCACCGCCACCGTTCATGGCTTTTCCCGCCGAGCCCTCACCGATCCTCAACTCCCACATAGAGTTCAAGGAGACTCCGGAGGCGCACGTGTACAAGGCGCACCTTCCTGGGTACAAGCCCAACGATGTACGTGTGGAGGTGAACGACGACAGGGTTCTCTGCATCGTTTGCGGTAAGAGCGTGGAGAAGGAGGAGCAGAGAGAAGGGTGGCACTGCGTCGAACTCTCCAGCGGCCACTTCATTCAGCGCCTCACTCTCCCCGAAAACTCACTCGTCGACCACGTCAAAGCCTTCATGGAAAACGGGATCCTCACTATTACTGTTCCTAAATACCACAAAGCCCCTCACAGTCGCGTCAGAAACATCAACATTTCTTCTCGTCCCTAA